The proteins below come from a single Chloroflexota bacterium genomic window:
- a CDS encoding metal-sensitive transcriptional regulator, with protein sequence MPMQDAEDVEVVETTASTLVRLRRIEGQIRGLQRMLEEGRDCAATLTQLMAVRAALDAVGRAIVREYMDSCLELPDTEEAREKIVRIVELFLKLA encoded by the coding sequence ATGCCCATGCAAGACGCCGAAGACGTGGAAGTTGTAGAAACGACAGCCTCTACCCTCGTCCGCCTGCGGCGGATAGAGGGGCAGATTCGCGGCCTCCAACGCATGCTGGAAGAGGGGCGGGACTGCGCTGCGACCCTCACCCAACTGATGGCCGTGCGGGCTGCGCTGGACGCCGTGGGCCGCGCCATCGTGCGCGAGTACATGGACAGTTGCCTGGAATTGCCCGACACCGAAGAGGCGAGGGAAAAGATCGTCCGCATCGTGGAGTTGTTCCTCAAACTGGCCTAG